In Salisediminibacterium beveridgei, one DNA window encodes the following:
- the csaA gene encoding chaperone CsaA, translated as MAEFSDFQQLDLRIGTILTAEPFSKARVPAFKITIDFGTEIGIKKSSAQITHRYQPEDLVGKQVTAVVNFPPRNIAGFSSEVLILGAVPGEGDVVLLHPDEAVPNGTIIS; from the coding sequence ATGGCTGAGTTCAGTGATTTTCAACAGCTTGATCTTCGTATCGGTACGATCCTGACGGCAGAGCCCTTTTCAAAAGCACGCGTACCTGCCTTCAAAATCACCATCGATTTTGGTACAGAGATCGGCATCAAAAAGTCCAGTGCCCAAATCACACACCGATATCAACCTGAGGACCTCGTCGGGAAACAAGTCACCGCAGTCGTCAATTTCCCCCCGCGAAATATCGCAGGTTTCTCATCAGAAGTGCTAATCCTGGGCGCAGTGCCGGGCGAAGGGGATGTCGTCCTCCTTCATCCGGACGAGGCTGTCCCAAACGGCACAATAATCAGCTGA
- a CDS encoding metal-sensitive transcriptional regulator — protein sequence MAYSLEVINRMKRVEGQLKGVIRMMEEEKDCKDIITQMSAVRSALDRATALVVAQNLVSCIHDHQNSGQKREDVIEEAVQLLVKSR from the coding sequence ATGGCATACTCGCTGGAAGTGATAAATCGTATGAAGCGTGTGGAAGGCCAGTTGAAAGGCGTTATTCGAATGATGGAGGAGGAGAAAGATTGTAAGGACATCATTACACAGATGTCCGCGGTCCGTTCTGCACTTGACCGGGCAACGGCTCTTGTGGTGGCCCAAAATCTTGTATCCTGCATTCATGATCATCAGAATTCAGGCCAAAAGCGTGAAGATGTGATTGAAGAAGCGGTTCAACTGCTCGTTAAAAGCCGTTGA
- a CDS encoding anaerobic C4-dicarboxylate transporter family protein, producing the protein MFILQFMIVLLAILIGARIGGIGLGIMGGAGLAILTFVFNLEPTSPPIDVMLMIVAVVTAAGTLQAAGGMNVLVDLAEKILRKNPSRITFMAPITTYFFTFFAGTGHVAYTLLPVISEVAQESKVRPERPLSVAVIASQQAIVASPISAATVALLALIAGFDFTLMNILMITVPATFIGIMTAAFVMKNRGPELENDPEYIRRLENGLAPAVQEREKREVSSRSIYSVWLFLFAAVLIVLLGTFEQLRPSFGTGEEITILSMPHTIQIVMLTIAALILLICKVDAAKVATGSVFRAGIVAVVAIFGIAWMGDSFFQANMEIIEPAVQGMVETAPWVFAFALFIMSIFLNSQAATVGALMPLGLTLGINPAFMIAMFPAVNGYFFMPNYGPIIAAIGFDRTGTTKIGKYVFNHSFMLPGLIATFVAVAVGYLLAFVLL; encoded by the coding sequence TTGTTTATTTTACAGTTTATGATTGTTTTGTTGGCGATTTTGATCGGGGCCAGAATTGGCGGGATCGGGCTCGGTATCATGGGTGGAGCGGGTCTTGCGATTTTAACCTTTGTCTTCAATCTGGAACCAACCTCACCGCCGATCGATGTCATGCTGATGATCGTGGCCGTCGTGACAGCGGCCGGGACGTTGCAGGCCGCGGGCGGTATGAATGTGCTCGTTGACCTGGCGGAGAAAATCCTCAGGAAAAATCCATCGCGGATCACATTCATGGCGCCGATTACCACGTATTTTTTCACGTTCTTTGCAGGAACAGGGCACGTAGCGTATACATTGCTTCCAGTCATTTCAGAGGTGGCCCAGGAATCCAAAGTGCGTCCTGAACGTCCGCTGTCGGTAGCCGTCATTGCATCCCAGCAGGCGATTGTCGCCAGTCCGATCTCTGCGGCAACGGTCGCGCTTCTTGCCCTGATTGCAGGATTTGATTTCACCTTGATGAATATTCTGATGATTACTGTGCCTGCAACCTTCATCGGAATCATGACCGCTGCATTTGTCATGAAAAACCGTGGGCCGGAACTCGAAAATGATCCGGAGTACATACGCCGGCTGGAAAACGGCCTTGCGCCGGCCGTTCAAGAGCGCGAAAAGCGAGAAGTATCAAGCCGATCCATTTATTCTGTGTGGCTGTTCCTGTTTGCAGCTGTCCTGATTGTATTGCTTGGGACTTTTGAACAACTTCGCCCATCATTCGGTACAGGCGAAGAGATTACAATCTTATCCATGCCACATACGATTCAAATCGTCATGCTGACAATTGCAGCTTTAATATTGCTGATTTGTAAAGTGGATGCAGCGAAAGTTGCAACAGGGAGCGTTTTCCGTGCAGGGATTGTCGCGGTTGTTGCCATCTTCGGGATCGCATGGATGGGGGATTCATTCTTCCAGGCCAATATGGAGATCATTGAACCTGCTGTTCAGGGCATGGTGGAAACCGCTCCTTGGGTCTTTGCCTTTGCGCTCTTTATCATGTCCATCTTCCTCAATTCCCAGGCAGCGACCGTTGGTGCACTGATGCCACTCGGATTAACACTGGGTATCAATCCAGCCTTTATGATTGCTATGTTCCCGGCAGTGAACGGTTATTTCTTCATGCCGAACTATGGCCCGATCATTGCTGCAATCGGATTTGACAGAACCGGAACGACGAAGATCGGTAAATATGTCTTTAACCACAGCTTTATGCTGCCAGGACTGATTGCCACTTTTGTCGCTGTTGCAGTAGGTTATCTCTTGGCATTCGTTCTTTTATAA
- a CDS encoding nitric oxide synthase oxygenase, with amino-acid sequence MDNLKQQARSFIEQCYHELGKSPEAIASRWIAIEEEIVKTGSYTHTSEELTHGAKMAWRNANKCIGRLFWDSLSVIDARDHFTCEQVHQTLVEHIRFATNDGKIKPTITIFAPRKEGEVPVTLYNHQLIRYAGYQTEKGVIGDPHSLHFTAYCESLGWKGVGTEFDLLPLVIATAQEAPQWFELAPDIVKEVRIRHAKYPGMKDLNLKWYAVPAIADMLLEIGGIEYPAAPFNGWYMGTEIGARNLADEARYNKLAAVADAAGIERGSNASLWKDEALVILNQAVLQSFQEDGVSIVDHHTAAHQFKQFQKNECQTGRPVTGDWTWLIPPVSPATTHIFHEDYDNTIVSPNFHYK; translated from the coding sequence CATGAACTGGGGAAATCACCAGAAGCGATAGCAAGCCGGTGGATCGCGATTGAAGAGGAAATTGTTAAAACAGGAAGTTATACACATACGAGTGAAGAGTTGACTCACGGCGCAAAAATGGCATGGCGAAATGCGAACAAATGCATCGGCCGGTTATTCTGGGACTCGTTATCGGTCATCGACGCACGGGATCACTTCACTTGTGAACAGGTCCATCAAACGCTGGTGGAGCATATTCGTTTTGCAACGAACGACGGTAAAATCAAACCGACGATTACGATTTTTGCACCTCGAAAAGAAGGAGAAGTGCCGGTCACACTTTATAATCATCAATTGATCAGATATGCGGGATATCAAACAGAAAAGGGCGTGATCGGTGATCCGCATTCTCTTCATTTCACAGCCTATTGTGAGTCACTCGGCTGGAAAGGAGTAGGGACAGAATTTGATCTGCTGCCTTTAGTGATAGCAACTGCTCAAGAAGCACCGCAGTGGTTTGAATTGGCCCCTGATATCGTGAAAGAAGTGCGGATTCGCCACGCAAAGTATCCCGGAATGAAGGATCTGAACCTGAAGTGGTACGCCGTTCCGGCAATCGCTGACATGCTTTTGGAGATCGGAGGCATTGAATATCCGGCGGCACCTTTTAACGGCTGGTATATGGGGACGGAAATCGGTGCGAGGAATTTAGCAGATGAAGCGCGGTACAACAAACTTGCGGCAGTTGCAGATGCCGCCGGGATCGAGAGAGGATCGAACGCCTCTTTATGGAAGGATGAAGCACTTGTGATTTTAAATCAGGCAGTGCTCCAGTCTTTTCAAGAAGACGGAGTATCCATCGTTGATCATCACACTGCAGCGCACCAGTTCAAACAATTCCAGAAAAATGAATGTCAAACGGGGAGACCTGTAACAGGTGACTGGACTTGGCTTATTCCACCGGTATCTCCGGCAACCACGCATATTTTTCATGAAGACTATGACAATACCATCGTCTCTCCGAATTTCCATTACAAATAA